Proteins from a genomic interval of Deltaproteobacteria bacterium:
- the queF gene encoding preQ(1) synthase — MRYGEKTIKNVKLEIWDNTSADRDYTIDISYPEFTCLCPRSGYPDFATIKIIYTPDKKVVELKSLKLYLNSFRNKHVSHEAVTNEIFDALKKSLKPRRLEVVGDFNVRGNVKTVIRVTM; from the coding sequence ATGAGATACGGTGAAAAAACAATAAAAAATGTGAAGCTTGAGATATGGGATAATACATCTGCCGACAGGGATTATACCATTGATATTTCCTACCCTGAATTTACATGCCTCTGCCCGCGTTCCGGTTATCCTGATTTTGCAACAATAAAGATAATATATACCCCTGATAAAAAGGTTGTTGAACTAAAGAGCCTGAAGCTCTATCTAAATAGTTTCCGCAATAAACATGTCTCACATGAGGCTGTAACAAATGAAATCTTTGATGCATTAAAGAAAAGTCTTAAGCCAAGGCGTCTGGAGGTTGTGGGAGATTTTAATGTAAGGGGAAATGTGAAGACTGTCATAAGAGTGACAATGTAA
- a CDS encoding rhomboid family intramembrane serine protease, which produces MASDGIIDSISNYFKRHEEQAFILKAFITIFFIIWFRAFLSSFIGLFILLFPVFFLFYIRLKAAASGESALDLLKQHITFMPFMYAEGERKKEGVAWATYSMILINIVVFYGIELDPLINTEFLFNNFVFLPHEPNLWNAPVSAFTAMFLHMDNFHLWGNMTFLWVVGTVIEKRIGWRNFLLLYLITGLLAGITFIAVYYLFLHEVGHGLGASGAIAGIMGIFAVRCYFKSMVFPLPILGIFSLILPISLKVRLNSLVIMGLFFLLDLGGGIGQITGEALSTVGHWAHIGGMVSGMMLAGFLGLGKGAIEERHLDIGIKASNEGIGLGDGEHSLRIALEKNPNNAEALMHLARIKSKFTLTDEGRDLYQKAIQVTAASKPQEAAAIYKEYYNKYLKGVEPVLQYRLAGIFYKNKDLDMASRCLEMLLNSASIPIEIRERAMFQCAMILEEMGLNEAATSYYTRFMETFPNSSAVPKVKAKLGKV; this is translated from the coding sequence ATGGCCTCTGACGGGATTATTGACAGCATCTCCAATTATTTCAAAAGGCACGAGGAGCAGGCCTTTATTCTAAAGGCCTTCATTACCATATTCTTTATCATATGGTTCAGGGCATTCTTAAGCAGCTTTATCGGCCTCTTTATCTTACTCTTTCCTGTATTCTTCCTTTTTTATATAAGGCTCAAGGCTGCTGCAAGCGGTGAAAGCGCCTTAGACCTTTTGAAACAGCATATAACCTTTATGCCATTTATGTATGCTGAAGGCGAAAGGAAAAAGGAGGGAGTTGCGTGGGCTACTTACAGCATGATACTTATCAATATTGTAGTATTTTATGGAATAGAGCTTGATCCGCTTATCAACACCGAATTTCTGTTTAATAATTTTGTCTTTCTTCCCCATGAGCCTAATCTCTGGAATGCCCCTGTAAGCGCTTTTACAGCAATGTTTTTACACATGGATAACTTTCATCTGTGGGGCAATATGACATTTCTCTGGGTTGTCGGCACCGTGATAGAGAAAAGGATTGGGTGGCGGAATTTCTTGCTGCTTTATCTGATTACGGGGCTTTTAGCAGGAATTACCTTTATTGCCGTGTACTATCTATTTCTGCACGAAGTAGGGCATGGTCTGGGGGCATCGGGCGCAATAGCAGGCATTATGGGTATCTTTGCTGTCAGATGCTATTTTAAGAGCATGGTTTTCCCTTTGCCGATTCTCGGCATCTTTTCCCTTATCCTGCCAATCAGCTTAAAGGTAAGATTAAACTCTCTGGTAATTATGGGGCTTTTTTTCTTGCTTGACCTTGGCGGCGGCATCGGGCAGATAACAGGCGAGGCTCTTTCCACCGTTGGTCATTGGGCGCATATCGGCGGCATGGTTTCCGGGATGATGTTGGCCGGTTTTCTTGGGCTTGGGAAAGGCGCAATAGAAGAAAGGCATCTTGATATCGGAATAAAGGCCTCCAATGAAGGTATCGGCCTTGGCGACGGAGAACATTCATTAAGGATTGCTTTGGAGAAAAATCCGAACAATGCTGAGGCGCTGATGCATCTGGCTCGGATAAAATCAAAATTTACCCTAACAGACGAAGGAAGGGATTTATACCAGAAGGCCATTCAAGTGACGGCAGCATCAAAACCGCAAGAGGCTGCTGCAATTTACAAGGAGTATTATAATAAATATCTCAAGGGTGTAGAACCTGTGCTTCAATACAGATTGGCAGGTATATTTTATAAAAATAAAGACCTTGATATGGCATCTCGCTGCCTTGAGATGTTGCTAAACTCTGCGAGTATTCCGATAGAAATCAGGGAACGGGCAATGTTTCAGTGTGCAATGATTTTGGAAGAGATGGGACTCAATGAAGCGGCAACAAGTTATTACACACGGTTTATGGAAACCTTTCCTAATTCCTCCGCCGTTCCAAAGGTGAAGGCAAAATTGGGTAAGGTATAA
- a CDS encoding DUF4258 domain-containing protein gives MTLKDIQHKIRSGEYNFSDHAVKKMITRDILRHEVEEAIFQGGIIEEYPDDKYSPSCLNLW, from the coding sequence ATGACATTAAAAGATATTCAGCATAAAATAAGAAGTGGCGAATATAACTTCTCGGACCATGCTGTAAAGAAGATGATTACAAGGGATATACTTCGCCATGAGGTTGAAGAGGCTATATTTCAAGGAGGGATTATAGAGGAGTATCCTGATGATAAATACTCTCCAAGCTGTCTTAATTTATGGTAA
- a CDS encoding type II toxin-antitoxin system MqsA family antitoxin encodes MKKCVFCGGHVEKKTVTFTYEDDDKYLFVEHVPAEVCTRCGEKMYSPEVTDELLKFAKDKFKPVKTIKVPVFDFATHR; translated from the coding sequence ATGAAAAAATGTGTATTCTGCGGAGGCCATGTTGAAAAAAAGACTGTAACATTCACATACGAAGATGATGATAAATACCTCTTTGTAGAGCATGTTCCGGCTGAGGTCTGCACAAGGTGTGGGGAAAAGATGTATTCCCCCGAGGTTACCGATGAATTGCTGAAATTCGCAAAGGATAAATTTAAACCTGTAAAGACCATCAAGGTGCCGGTATTTGACTTTGCAACTCATCGGTAA